A stretch of the Glycine soja cultivar W05 chromosome 13, ASM419377v2, whole genome shotgun sequence genome encodes the following:
- the LOC114381720 gene encoding ethylene-responsive transcription factor 1B-like codes for MTSPFFDPIHDSLSFDMVDNFSMAPTEGNHGKAKQLVVKSEAQNNKERSYIGVRKRPWGKVAAEIRDTTRNGARVWLGTFDSIEAAALAYDQAAFTMRGDHAVLNFPVKTVKKSLQEIQYSCCNGSSPALALKERHCIQRKLSSKAKMCRGKETSSSEDSTQSVVVFEDLGVDYLEHLLSVSDQSESTSPSYFN; via the coding sequence ATGACTTCCCCTTTCTTTGACCCCATCCACGATTCTCTTTCCTTCGACATGGTTGATAATTTCTCCATGGCACCAACAGAAGGAAACCATGGCAAGGCAAAGCAATTGGTGGTGAAATCTGAAGCGCAGAATAATAAGGAAAGGTCTTACATTGGTGTGAGGAAAAGGCCTTGGGGGAAAGTCGCAGCAGAGATCAGAGATACAACGAGGAACGGCGCAAGGGTTTGGCTTGGAACCTTTGACAGTATTGAGGCTGCTGCATTAGCTTATGATCAAGCTGCATTTACCATGAGAGGTGATCATGCTGTGCTCAATTTTCCGGTGAAGACGGTGAAAAAGTCTTTGCAAGAGATTCAATATAGCTGCTGCAATGGTTCTTCTCCTGCACTTGCACTCAAGGAGAGGCACTGCATTCAAAGAAAGTTGTCATCAAAAGCTAAAATGTGTAGAGGGAAAGagacatcatcatcagaggaTTCAACACAAAGTGTGGTGGTGTTTGAGGACTTGGGAGTTGACTATCTTGAGCATCTTCTTAGCGTATCAGATCAAAGTGAAAGTACAAGCCCTAGCTACTTCAACTAA